In Rhodococcus rhodochrous, a single genomic region encodes these proteins:
- a CDS encoding MlaE family ABC transporter permease, with translation MTVSRGRGDLVLLRGRRAVRAPLNVLDRAGDQMSFYARAVAWTPRTLTHYRKEVLRLLAEVTFGSGALAVIGGTIGVIAMMSGFTGVVVGLQGYAALEQLGSSVLTGFLSAYVNTRELAPIVAALALSATVGCGFTAQLGAMRISEEIDALEVMAVPSLPFLVTSRMIAGFVAVIPLYIIGLLAAYLATRTISTLFNGQSSGSYDHYFYLFLPPEDVLYSFAKVLVFAFVVILIHCYYGFHASGGPAGVGVAVGRAVRTAIVTIAILDFFLSLAIWGTTTTVRVAG, from the coding sequence ATGACAGTCTCCAGAGGCCGCGGAGATCTCGTTCTTCTCCGGGGTCGCCGAGCGGTGCGCGCACCGCTGAACGTGCTCGACCGCGCGGGGGACCAGATGTCCTTCTACGCGCGCGCCGTCGCGTGGACCCCGCGAACCCTCACCCACTACCGCAAGGAAGTCCTGCGGTTGCTCGCCGAGGTCACCTTCGGCAGCGGTGCGCTCGCCGTGATCGGTGGCACCATCGGCGTCATCGCGATGATGTCCGGCTTCACCGGCGTCGTCGTGGGTCTGCAGGGTTACGCCGCGCTCGAGCAGCTCGGCTCGTCGGTGCTCACCGGCTTCCTCTCGGCCTACGTCAACACCCGCGAGCTGGCCCCGATCGTCGCAGCGCTCGCGTTGTCGGCGACCGTGGGCTGCGGCTTCACGGCGCAGCTCGGCGCCATGAGGATCAGCGAGGAGATCGACGCCCTCGAGGTGATGGCCGTGCCGTCGCTGCCGTTCCTGGTGACCTCCCGGATGATCGCCGGCTTCGTCGCCGTGATCCCGCTGTACATCATCGGTCTCCTCGCGGCCTATCTCGCGACCCGCACGATCAGCACGCTGTTCAACGGCCAGTCGAGCGGCTCGTACGACCACTACTTCTATCTGTTCCTCCCACCGGAGGACGTGCTGTATTCGTTCGCGAAGGTGCTCGTCTTCGCGTTCGTGGTCATCCTCATCCACTGCTACTACGGTTTCCACGCCAGCGGCGGCCCTGCCGGCGTCGGTGTGGCCGTGGGCCGCGCGGTGCGTACCGCGATCGTGACGATCGCGATCCTCGACTTCTTCCTCAGCCTCGCGATCTGGGGCACGACGACCACGGTGAGGGTGGCCGGATGA
- a CDS encoding MlaE family ABC transporter permease: protein MGAGSSLVRPVHGALTQAGNIVELFVDVVRNTFRRPFQFREFIEQAWFIASVTILPTALVAIPFGAVVSLQTGSLIKQLGAESFTGAASVLAVIQQGSPIVTALLIAGAAGSAVTADLGSRTIREEIDAMEVLGINPIQRLVVPRVLAMVLVALLLNGLVSVIGIAGGYFFNVVLQGGTPGAYLASFSALAQLPDLYVAELKAAIFGLIAGVVASYKGLHPGAGPKGVGEAVNQTVVITFLLLFFANLILTMVYLQIVPAKGS from the coding sequence ATGGGGGCGGGCAGCTCGCTCGTGCGGCCGGTTCACGGCGCACTCACCCAGGCCGGCAACATCGTCGAACTGTTCGTCGACGTCGTGCGGAACACCTTCCGCCGACCGTTCCAGTTCCGGGAATTCATCGAACAGGCGTGGTTCATCGCCAGCGTCACGATTCTTCCGACGGCGCTCGTCGCGATCCCGTTCGGTGCCGTCGTCTCGCTGCAGACCGGGTCGCTGATCAAACAGCTCGGCGCTGAATCGTTCACCGGCGCCGCGAGCGTCCTGGCGGTCATCCAGCAGGGCAGTCCGATCGTGACGGCCCTGCTGATCGCCGGTGCAGCCGGCTCCGCGGTCACGGCCGACCTCGGATCGCGGACGATCCGCGAGGAGATCGACGCGATGGAGGTGCTGGGTATCAATCCCATCCAGCGACTCGTCGTCCCGCGAGTACTGGCGATGGTGCTCGTCGCGCTCCTGCTCAACGGTCTCGTCTCCGTGATCGGCATCGCCGGCGGGTACTTCTTCAACGTCGTGCTGCAGGGCGGTACCCCCGGCGCCTACCTCGCCTCCTTCTCCGCCCTGGCACAGCTACCCGACCTCTACGTCGCCGAACTCAAGGCTGCGATCTTCGGGTTGATCGCCGGAGTCGTCGCGTCCTACAAGGGACTGCACCCCGGTGCGGGTCCGAAGGGCGTGGGGGAGGCCGTGAACCAGACCGTCGTCATCACGTTCCTGCTGCTCTTCTTCGCGAACCTGATCCTGACGATGGTGTACCTGCAGATCGTTCCTGCGAAGGGATCCTGA
- a CDS encoding ABC transporter ATP-binding protein, whose protein sequence is MVGVEVSVEGLTKSFGSQRIWQDVTLTLPAGEVSALLGPSGTGKSVFLKSLIGLLRPEEGSIVIDGTDILQCSSKELYEIRKLFGVLFQDGALFGSMNLYDNVAFPLREHTKKSESEIRQIVMSKLELVGLLGAEDKLPGEISGGMRKRAGLARALVLDPEIILVDEPDSGLDPVRTTYISQTLIDINAEIDATILIVSHNINLARTVPDNIGMLFRRQLVMFGPREVLLTSDEPVVKQFLNGTMIGPIGMSEEKDEATMAHEQALVDAGHHAGGVEDVEGIVPQMQATPGMPERQAVARRQERVRSILHTLPPAAQSAILESLDHTGAPQTSRGYADDDTQIIPAYTGEGYEQAPK, encoded by the coding sequence ATCGTGGGAGTCGAGGTTTCCGTCGAGGGGCTGACCAAGTCCTTCGGCTCGCAACGTATCTGGCAGGACGTGACGTTGACGCTGCCAGCCGGCGAGGTCAGTGCGTTGCTCGGTCCGTCGGGTACCGGTAAGTCGGTGTTCCTCAAGTCGCTGATCGGTCTGCTGCGCCCGGAGGAGGGCTCGATCGTCATCGACGGCACCGACATCCTGCAGTGCTCGAGCAAGGAGCTCTACGAGATCCGCAAGCTGTTCGGGGTGCTGTTCCAGGACGGTGCGTTGTTCGGATCGATGAACCTCTACGACAATGTCGCCTTCCCGCTGCGCGAGCACACCAAGAAGTCCGAGTCGGAGATCCGGCAGATCGTGATGAGCAAGCTCGAGCTCGTCGGTCTGCTCGGCGCCGAGGACAAGCTGCCCGGTGAGATCTCCGGGGGTATGCGCAAGCGCGCCGGCCTGGCGCGGGCGTTGGTGCTCGATCCGGAGATCATTCTGGTGGACGAGCCGGATTCGGGTCTCGATCCGGTGCGCACCACCTACATTTCGCAGACGTTGATCGACATCAACGCGGAGATCGATGCGACGATCCTGATCGTGTCGCACAACATCAATCTGGCGCGCACGGTGCCGGACAACATCGGCATGTTGTTCCGTCGGCAGTTGGTGATGTTCGGTCCGCGCGAAGTGTTGCTGACTTCGGACGAGCCGGTGGTCAAGCAGTTCCTCAACGGCACGATGATCGGTCCGATCGGGATGTCGGAGGAGAAGGACGAGGCGACGATGGCGCACGAGCAGGCGCTCGTCGATGCGGGTCATCATGCCGGTGGTGTGGAGGATGTCGAGGGGATCGTGCCGCAGATGCAGGCGACTCCGGGGATGCCGGAGCGGCAGGCGGTGGCGCGTCGGCAGGAGCGGGTGCGGTCGATCCTGCATACTCTGCCCCCGGCCGCCCAGAGCGCCATCCTCGAGTCGCTCGATCACACCGGCGCGCCCCAGACCTCCCGTGGATACGCCGACGACGACACCCAGATCATTCCCGCCTACACCGGAGAGGGATACGAGCAGGCCCCGAAGTAG
- the rplL gene encoding 50S ribosomal protein L7/L12, which produces MAKLTTEELLDAFKELTLLELSEFVKAFEETFEVTAAAPVAVAAAGAPAAAAEAESEQDEFDVILEGAGEKKIQVIKVVREIVSGLGLKEAKDLVEGAPKPILEKVAKDAADAAKAKLEEAGAKVTVK; this is translated from the coding sequence ATGGCGAAGCTCACCACCGAAGAGCTGCTCGACGCGTTCAAGGAACTGACCCTGCTCGAGCTCTCGGAGTTCGTTAAGGCATTCGAGGAGACCTTCGAGGTCACCGCTGCTGCTCCGGTTGCCGTCGCTGCCGCCGGTGCTCCGGCCGCTGCTGCCGAGGCCGAGTCCGAGCAGGACGAGTTCGACGTCATCCTCGAGGGTGCCGGCGAGAAGAAGATCCAGGTCATCAAGGTCGTTCGCGAGATCGTCTCCGGCCTGGGCCTGAAGGAAGCCAAGGACCTCGTCGAGGGTGCTCCGAAGCCGATCCTCGAGAAGGTCGCCAAGGACGCTGCCGACGCTGCCAAGGCCAAGCTCGAAGAGGCCGGCGCCAAGGTCACCGTCAAGTAA
- the rplJ gene encoding 50S ribosomal protein L10, translating to MAKPEKVSAVAEITEQFKTSTAAVVTEYRGLSVGSLTELRRALGEGATYSVAKNTLVKRAAAEAGVEGLDDLFVGPTAIAFVKGEAVDAAKALKNFAKDNKALVIKGGYMDGAALSVEQVNQIADLESREVLLAKLAGAMKGNLAKAAGLFNAPASQVARLAAALQEKKAGEEAA from the coding sequence ATGGCAAAGCCCGAGAAGGTTTCCGCAGTTGCGGAGATCACCGAGCAGTTCAAGACCTCCACCGCTGCCGTGGTCACGGAATACCGTGGTCTGTCGGTGGGAAGTCTGACCGAGCTGCGTCGCGCTCTCGGAGAGGGTGCCACCTACTCCGTCGCCAAGAACACCCTGGTCAAGCGTGCCGCCGCTGAGGCGGGCGTCGAGGGTCTCGACGACCTGTTCGTCGGTCCGACCGCCATCGCGTTCGTCAAGGGCGAAGCGGTGGACGCTGCGAAGGCTCTGAAGAACTTCGCGAAGGACAACAAGGCTCTCGTCATCAAGGGCGGCTACATGGACGGCGCTGCGCTGTCCGTGGAGCAGGTCAACCAGATCGCGGACCTCGAGTCCCGCGAGGTGCTGTTGGCCAAGCTTGCCGGCGCGATGAAGGGCAACTTGGCAAAGGCCGCAGGCCTGTTCAACGCCCCTGCTTCTCAGGTGGCCCGCCTCGCGGCCGCTCTGCAGGAGAAGAAGGCGGGCGAAGAAGCCGCCTGA